One window of the Terriglobia bacterium genome contains the following:
- a CDS encoding PIN domain-containing protein → MRSAVDSSVLLDVLLPDPVFGAVSAAVLRDAIDSGAVIACEIVWAEVRASFLDDDSFRDAFAKLQIQFDPAGLDCSQLAGSIWKQYRKSPKGATIRDHLIPDFIIGAHAMIQADVLLSRDRGFYRRYFSKLKVRDPSKAR, encoded by the coding sequence GTGCGAAGCGCCGTTGATTCTTCGGTACTTTTGGATGTCCTGCTGCCCGATCCGGTTTTTGGCGCAGTTTCCGCGGCTGTGCTCCGCGATGCCATAGACTCAGGCGCCGTCATTGCATGCGAAATCGTTTGGGCGGAAGTGCGCGCTTCATTTCTGGACGATGACAGTTTCCGTGATGCTTTCGCCAAGCTGCAGATTCAATTTGACCCGGCTGGCCTTGATTGCTCCCAATTGGCAGGCTCGATCTGGAAGCAATACCGGAAATCGCCGAAAGGCGCGACGATTCGCGACCATTTGATACCGGATTTCATCATTGGCGCTCACGCAATGATTCAGGCCGACGTCCTGCTGAGCCGCGACCGTGGTTTTTATCGCCGATATTTCTCGAAACTGAAGGTGCGCGACCCCTCAAAGGCCCGTTAG
- a CDS encoding AbrB/MazE/SpoVT family DNA-binding domain-containing protein, with the protein MKSVISSKGQITVPVQIRSRLGLQPGSVVTFEITRNGALLRKGGSGKHPVDQLYGILGSKRRTDELLDELRGPKPIKGRAKRR; encoded by the coding sequence ATGAAAAGCGTGATCTCCTCGAAGGGACAGATTACTGTGCCGGTTCAGATAAGGAGCCGTCTCGGTCTTCAGCCCGGCAGCGTGGTGACCTTCGAGATCACCAGGAACGGCGCGTTATTGCGTAAGGGTGGTTCTGGAAAGCACCCCGTCGACCAACTGTACGGAATTCTAGGGTCCAAGCGCAGAACCGATGAGTTGCTGGACGAACTGCGGGGACCAAAACCTATAAAAGGCCGTGCGAAGCGCCGTTGA